The following DNA comes from Desulfobaculum xiamenense.
ATGGAGGAGGGACTCCGCGCGCGGCGTCGGCGGGCGATGGACATGGCCTTTACTGCCCCCGGTGATTCTCTGCGCCTAGCCACAGGCCTTCTGCGACAGCGTCCGGGAAATCCGTCGCTTCTGTACTGCTGCGGTGTGGCGCATACCGTGGCGGGGCAATTCATCGAGGCGGAACGATGTCTCAAGGCGGCACTGAAACTGCAGCCCTTTTTGTGCGTTGAAGCCTATCTGTATCTTGCCTTGGGGATGTCTCGTCAGGGACGTCCCGGCGAGGTGCTGCGCGTGGTTGACAATGTGGCGCGACTGTTTCCGTTTGTGCAGCCTGAACATTTCTCGTTGCTTGAACAGTATCGCAAGCAGGCGGTGTGTGTAATGGAACGCGATGATGGTCTTGGAGTATTGGAGTTTCCTGCGTGACGGCGTGCGCATGAGCTGCCATTGCGTTGGCGTTGTTGTGTGACGTCCGCAAAGACGGGCGCTGATCAAGATCGATATTGGGCAGGTTTTGAGAATGACGGAAGAACGTTGTTGTGTGTCGGGCGGAGGCGTGATTTGGATCACGGGACTGTCCGGTTCAGGGAAGTCGACACTTGCGGGCGAAGTGGTTCGCCGCCTGCGTGAGCAGGGCAAAGTTGCCGTGCTGCTTGATGGTGATGAACTGCGCGATGCGCTGGGCCGCAGCGATTTGGGAAGTGTGAATCATGGCCGTGATGCGCGCCTGGAACTGGCCTTGCGATATGGCCGTCTGTGTCGTCTGGTGGCGTCCCAGGGCGTTCTCGTCGTGATTGCCACGATTTCCCTGTTTCACGAGGTGCATGCCTGGAATCGTGAACATCTTCCCGAATATTTCGAAGTGTATCTCGACGTGCCGCTGGCCGAATTGCGCCGCCGGGATCCGAAGGGGATATACAGCCGTTTTGATGCCGGGGAACTGGACAACGTGGCTGGGCTGGATCTCCCCGTCGACGAGCCTGAAAACCCGGATTGGGTCGCTCAATTCATGCCGGGGAGAAGCGTGGCGGAACTGGCTGATGAATTGTTCAACCATTTGTAGGTTCGAGGGGGTTGAATGAGGGGCGCATGGCGTTTCATCGTGTTGTCCGATGTCTGCCCGCAACGTCTTGCGGGGCTTGGAGTCGTCAGAATCGACGCACCCTACACCTCGAACGTCCGAATTGCCCAACTTTGTTGAGAGGAAATCCCATGGCTTTGAGGTTTACCACAAAGGCGGGAACGCTCGCGTTGTTGCAGGGCCGTCTCCAAACGGCCAGGATAGCTCCGCTAGTTGCCTTTACCGTGCGGGAATGGCAGGCAGGTCGCGCTGTGTTTCTGGAACATATTCCAGATGCGTTGGGATCGGGACCATGGATTGTCCGTTCAAGTTGTCTGCGGGAGGATTGCGCGGAAAGCTCGAACGCCGGGGCATTTCTGTCCCTCTTGAATGTCGGAATCGAGACGCTTGGCGATGCTGTCGAGCAGGTCATCGCCGCCTACGGCGAGGCTCAGCCGGTGGATGAGGTCCTTGTCCAACCTATGCTGCGCAATGTGCTTCGATCTGGCGTCGTCTTTTCGCATGATCCGAATACCTG
Coding sequences within:
- a CDS encoding adenylyl-sulfate kinase, giving the protein MTEERCCVSGGGVIWITGLSGSGKSTLAGEVVRRLREQGKVAVLLDGDELRDALGRSDLGSVNHGRDARLELALRYGRLCRLVASQGVLVVIATISLFHEVHAWNREHLPEYFEVYLDVPLAELRRRDPKGIYSRFDAGELDNVAGLDLPVDEPENPDWVAQFMPGRSVAELADELFNHL